The proteins below are encoded in one region of Paraburkholderia phenazinium:
- a CDS encoding (2Fe-2S)-binding protein: protein MPERMTIRLEVNGRAVSCEVEPRTHLIDFLRDSLQIKGARVGCEHGVCGACTVRLDGRMVRGCLLLAVQAQNARVETIEGASDRGDLAELQAAFHARNALQCGFCTAGMLIAAAELIEQKPHANRDEIRKFMSGNYCRCTGYQAIVDAIADVLEARLQRTAAQVPSC from the coding sequence ATGCCTGAGCGCATGACTATCCGGCTTGAAGTGAACGGCCGCGCGGTTAGCTGCGAGGTCGAACCGCGTACGCACCTGATCGACTTTCTCAGGGACTCGCTGCAGATCAAAGGCGCGCGGGTCGGCTGCGAGCATGGTGTATGCGGGGCCTGCACGGTCCGGCTCGACGGCAGGATGGTGCGCGGCTGTCTGCTGCTCGCGGTACAGGCGCAGAACGCGCGCGTCGAAACGATCGAAGGCGCCAGCGACCGCGGTGACCTCGCCGAGCTACAGGCTGCGTTCCATGCGAGAAATGCCTTGCAGTGCGGCTTCTGCACAGCGGGCATGCTGATCGCCGCGGCCGAACTGATCGAACAGAAACCGCACGCCAATCGCGACGAGATCCGCAAATTCATGTCCGGCAATTACTGCCGCTGTACGGGATACCAGGCAATCGTCGACGCCATCGCGGACGTTCTCGAAGCCCGCCTGCAGCGCACCGCGGCACAGGTGCCATCATGCTGA